From the genome of Lutzomyia longipalpis isolate SR_M1_2022 chromosome 2, ASM2433408v1, one region includes:
- the LOC129789015 gene encoding zinc finger protein 391-like isoform X2, protein MGEIFIGLPINQANVKRKFFTWLRHPFRDDPIINLTAKESIHLKEKLHKIGDFKVKYDQWLKFICIPCSLQLQNAFEFKKQSEETYAKLIVFLNIWENTENTNSNHSLNEEHEDDQYSQNGCYDAPNSPNLNIVNEEPPVQQEGNESEEDTKYSDLFDFDKICNELLEEDFEENPKDFYGNEEDHSPESSLPEEDREKTYFDLFEVVEDSQEIANETASPKKIELLPELVRFLRKQNKIPTLDGKWKKWEKPPPRKPGRKPQGKKIYECELCSKTFLQKHNMKDHIVSNHLNKRAYTCDLCGKEFKYNGEFYKHRKYHTMEPGSQGELPRIPCNICGKSMKNPLTLYCHMKTHQRSQNERERPFLCHYCGYASPTMAYLREHLQTHLDAKPHKCKECGKSFNLKAAWLSHMNIHSGKRPHGCHLCPKTFYNRTHLRQHIHTHTGERDHHCKVCGKGFRFPFNVREHMRVHTGEKPHSCPVCHKKFAQEKTMKKHLVGCSSTEHSTNQYGADEEVQQNRNSEIASTEGLSYE, encoded by the exons TTTAAG GTTAAGTACGACCAATGGCTGAAATTCATTTGCATTCCATGCAGTTTGCAACTACAAAATgcctttgaatttaaaaaacaatccGAAGAGACATACGCCAAGCttattgttttcttaaatatctgggaaaatacagaaaatacaaattctaATCATTCGTTAAATGAAGAGCATGAAGATGATCAATATTCTCAAAATGGCTGCTATGACGCGCCAAATTCGCCTAACTTAAATATTGTGAATGAAGAACCTCCTGTACAGCAGGAAGGTAATGAGTCTGAGGAGGATACCAAATATTCAGATTTGTTTGATTTTGACAAGATCTGTAATGAGCTCTTGGAAgaagattttgaagaaaatcccaaagaTTTCTATGGTAATGAAGAAGATCATTCACCTGAGTCAAGTTTACCAGAAGAAGATCGTGAAAAGACCTACTTTGATCTCTTTGAAGTTGTTGAAGATTCCCAAGAGATTGCCAATGAAACGGCATCCCCGAAAAAGATAGAGCTCCTTCCGGAACTTGTTCGATTTCTCCggaagcaaaataaaattccaacgttggatggaaaatggaaaaagtgGGAAAAGCCCCCACCGCGTAAACCTGGGCGAAAACCTCAAGGCAAGAAGATCTATGAGTGTGAATTATGTTCGAAAACATTTTTACAGAAGCATAACATGAAAGATCACATAGTATCGAATCATTTGAACAAGAGGGCCTACACTTGTGATTTGTGCGGGAAGGAATTCAAATATAACGGCGAATTTTACAAGCATCGCAAGTATCACACAATGGAGCCAGGTAGTCAAGGAGAACTTCCCAGAATTCCTTGTAACATCTGTGGGAAAAGCATGAAGAACCCCTTGACTCTCTATTGTCACATGAAAACCCACCAAAGATCGCAAAATGAGAGGGAAAGGCCCTTTTTGTGTCATTACTGTGGCTACGCATCGCCAACAATGGCCTACCTCCGGGAACACCTGCAGACGCATCTAGATGCCAAACCTCACAAGTGTAAAGAATGCGGAAAGTCGTTTAACTTGAAGGCTGCATGGTTGTCACATATGAATATACATTCCGGCAAGAGGCCACACGGGTGCCATTTATGCCCAAAGACCTTCTACAACAGGACACACCTAAGGCAGCACATACATACACATACAGGTGAGAGGGACCATCACTGCAAAGTCTGCGGAAAGGGTTTCAGATTTCCATTCAATGTCCGGGAACATATGAGAGTTCATACCGGTGAGAAGCCCCACAGCTGTCCAGTTTGTCACAAGAAGTTTGCCCAAGAGAAGACAATGAAGAAGCATCTTGTTGGCTGTTCATCTACTGAGCATTCAACAAATCAATATGGCGCCGATGAGGAAGTGCAACAGAACAGAAACTCAGAAATAGCTTCCACAGAAGGACTATCTTATGAATAG
- the LOC129789055 gene encoding E3 ubiquitin-protein ligase sina — MEIICSESGRTSSSRSSSGSDCSKRDCYVSLKHYDCLLGELRCPGCARPMHAPILLCQSGHSVCQECVRVQKWCPLCGQEFTEIRSMTLEALSAKAYFACKNTLYGCTVRLPYDLMKWHKPRCLYQTGSCFMGTVWSGCSWHGRKMDYHDHCATVHAERFFSVPEAELSWMCSVAAAAPKDAPTKSVVGVYMFSTFEEVFDLYHVYDRTGAQCLWTMICESKERKISNSFAFQIELFCLKDPSRLLIQRHSCHGERDDDLLDEAHCVSISMGDIMRFTGDDKKVHYRIKILDLRDCQPNQANPQSAPLAICESCTPDERTPAGIECTNLKCVPMSNIITKKSSRKLQKNKMAAEKSSRYVNGTATEITTRASPDGSLASLDFAEDQILIKNATQVNVVKTKTIDVSKRDLKGIFDREFQSLKIK, encoded by the exons ATGGAAATTATCTGCTCCGAATCTGGACGCACATCGTCGTCGCGATCCTCTTCCGGCAGTGATTGCTCCAAACGCGATTGCTACGTCTCCCTGAAGCACTACGACTGCCTCCTTGGGGAGCTTCGGTGTCCAGGATGTGCGCGCCCCATGCACGCACCGATCCTTCTCTGCCAATCTGGGCACAGTGTGTGCCAGGAGTGTGTTCGTGTGCAAAAGTGGTGCCCTCTGTGTGGGCAGGAATTCACGGAGATTCGCTCAATGACGCTGGAGGCCCTTTCGGCGAAGGCTTACTTTGCCTGCAAGAACACCCTGTACGGATGCACCGTTCGCCTGCCCTATGACCTCATGAAGTGGCACAAACCACGATGCTTGTACCAAACTGGCTCATGCTTCATGGGAACCGTCTGGAGTGGTTGTAGCTGGCACGGACGCAAAATGGACTACCACGATCACTGCGCAACAGTCCACGCTGAGAGATTCTTCAGCGTGCCCGAAGCTGAACTCTCGTGGATGTGCTCagttgcagcagcagcaccgAAAGATGCACCAACAAAATCCGTTGTTGGGGTCTACATGTTCAGCACTTTTGAGGAAGTTTTCGATCTCTATCATGTGTACGATCGCACGGGAGCTCAGTGCCTCTGGACGATGATTTGTGAGTCAAAAGAGAGGAAGATCAGCAATAGTTTTGCCTTCCAAATTGAACTCTTCTGCTTGAAAGATCCATCGCGGCTACTCATCCAACGGCACTCATGCCACGGAGAGCGCGATGACGATCTCCTCGATGAAGCTCACTGTGTCTCAATCTCCATGGGGGACATTATGAGATTCACAGGAGACGACAAG AAAGTTCATTACCGAATCAAAATTCTGGATTTACGCGACTGCCAACCAAATCAAGCTAATCCACAATCAGCTCCTCTGGCCATTTGTGAATCCTGCACCCCTGATGAAAGAACTCCTGCTGGAATTGAATGCACCAACCTCAAATGCGTCCCCATGTCTAATATCATCACCAAAAAATCCTCACGGAAGCTCcagaaaaacaaaatggccGCTGAGAAA tctTCCCGTTATGTGAATGGAACAGCGACAGAAATCACCACGAGGGCATCTCCAGACGGTAGTTTGGCCAGTCTGGACTTTGCGGAAGATCAAATACTCATTAAAAACGCAACGCAGGTTAATGTGGTGAAGACGAAGACCATTGACGTCAGCAAGCGCGATTTGAAGGGGATCTTCGATCGGGAATTCCAATCGttgaagataaaataa
- the LOC129789075 gene encoding translation initiation factor eIF-2B subunit beta encodes MKTEGQTNAFPLPEVANMIYDILTRQIESSYEITTRSVTVFKNIIAASQWKTADELMKIVRDQGRFLIEALPQENVTANMCRRVLKLIREEFDSAQLRSNDESQASLSLHKLVTQTSESASAMDYTKPKEGLRGSLLNHLQEIEMEMETTKENLAEQAAEHIHSSELIFTLGHSRSVESFLKSAAKSRVFEVVVAECAPACRGHALAASLAKAKIETTVIPDSAIYAMMSRVNKVIIGTHSVLANGGLRAACGSYTVALAAKQFSVPVIVLVPMYKFSPVHLCSYEMDAFNMVGTTEGVIPYKMRDARKVRCYNPVFDYVPPEFVTLFISNLGGNAPSYVYRLLSELYHPEDYTL; translated from the exons atgaaaactGAGGGGCAAACAAATGCATTTCCCCTTCCAGAGGTGGCTAATATGATCTACGACATCCTGACGAG GCAAATTGAGAGTTCCTACGAAATAACAACAAGGAGCGTGACTGTGTTTAAGAATATCATTGCTGCGAGTCAGTGGAAGACTGCTGATGAGCTAATGAAGATTGTCCGGGATCAGGGAAGATTCCTCATTGAGGCCCTGCCCCAGGAGAATGTCACGGCAAATATGTGTCGACGTGTCTTGAAGCTCATCCGGGAGGAATTTGACTCAGCTCAGCTGCGTAGTAATGATGAATCTCAGGCATCCCTCTCGCTGCACAAACTCGTGACGCAAACAAGTGAAAGTGCCTCAGCGATGGACTACACAAAGCCCAAAGAGGGCCTCCGGGGATCTCTGCTCAATCACCTGCAGGAGATTGAGATGGAAATGGAGACGACAAAGGAGAATCTGGCGGAACAAGCAGCTGAGCATATTCATTcgtctgaattaattttcactcttGGGCATTCCCGGAGTGTTGAGAGCTTCCTCAAGAGTGCAGCCAAGAGCAGAGTTTTTGAGGTTGTTGTGGCTGAATGTGCACCAGCTTGCCGG GGTCACGCATTGGCAGCGAGTTTGGCAAAGGCAAAGATTGAGACAACGGTGATCCCGGACTCTGCAATCTACGCCATGATGTCGCGCGTCAATAAGGTCATCATTGGCACCCACAGCGTCCTTGCAAATGGCGGCTTAAGGGCTGCCTGTGGCTCCTATACTGTCGCCCTGGCGGCGAAGCAATTCTCCGTGCCGGTGATTGTCCTTGTGCCAATGTACAAATTCTCCCCTGTCCACCTCTGTAGCTATGAGATGGATGCCTTCAATATGGTCGGCACCACAGAGGGTGTTATCCCGTACAAAATGCGCGACGCCCGGAAAGTTCGTTGCTACAATCCTGTCTTTGACTACGTGCCTCCTGAATTTGTCACACTCTTCATCTCCAATCT GGGAGGAAATGCACCGTCTTACGTCTATCGGTTGCTGAGTGAGCTCTATCATCCGGAAGATTACACgctgtga